One segment of Phragmites australis chromosome 13, lpPhrAust1.1, whole genome shotgun sequence DNA contains the following:
- the LOC133889464 gene encoding extensin-like gives MVFELGRPKPKGSRVVLVAFSSDHHTDQSQAEELAVRSERTSGKAVLLLALVAVSLAVEIQADSGYGGGYTPTPATPTPKPEKPPKGHKPEKPPKEHKPSPSHKLPKEHKPPSGHKPKPTPPVYTPIPKPTPPTYTPTPKPTPPTYTPTPKPTPPTYTPTPKPTPPTYTPTPKPTPPTYTPTPKPTPPTYTPTPKPTPPTYIPTPRPTPPTYAPTPKPKPPTYTPTPKPKPPTYTPTPKPTPPTYAPTPKPKPPTYAPTPKPTPPTYTPTPKPTPPTYTPTPKPTPPTYTPTPKPTPPTYTPTPKPKPAPPTYTPTPKPTPPTYTPTPKPKPTPPTYTPTPKPTPPTYTPTPKPTPPTYTPTPKPTPPTYTPKPPTHKPTPPSYTHSPPPPPYYN, from the coding sequence TGGTGTTGGTAGCCTTCTCTTCAGACCACCACACTGACCAGAGCCAAGCAGAAGAGCTTGCAGTGCGGAGTGAGAGAACGAGTGGCAAGGCCGTTCTGCTGCTGGCCCTAGTGGCCGTGAGCCTGGCCGTGGAGATCCAGGCCGATAGCGGCTACGGCGGCGGGTACACGCCGACGCCGGCCACCCCCACCCCTAAGCCGGAGAAGCCTCCAAAGGGCCACAAGCCTGAGAAGCCGCCCAAGGAGCACAAGCCGTCGCCATCACACAAGCTGCCCAAGGAGCACAAGCCCCCCTCCGGCCACAAGCCTAAGCCAACTCCGCCCGTGTACACTCCGATCCCGAAGCCGACGCCCCCCACGTACACTCCGACGCCCAAACCAACTCCACCCACATACACTCCCACCCCGAAGCCGACGCCGCCTACCTACACCCCGACTCCCAAGCCGACGCCGCCGACGTACACTCCCACGCCAAAGCCCACTCCTCCGACGTACACGCCGACGCCAAAGCCCACTCCTCCCACCTACACCCCGACCCCCAAGCCTACGCCGCCGACGTACATCCCGACACCCAGGCCAACTCCACCCACCTACGCTCCGACCCCCAAGCCGAAGCCTCCGACGTACACCCCGACCCCAAAGCCGAAGCCTCCGACGTACACCCCGACCCCAAAGCCAACTCCACCAACCTACGCTCCAACCCCCAAGCCGAAGCCTCCGACGTACGCCCCTACGCCCAAGCCCACTCCGCCGACCTACACCCCGACGCCGAAGCCGACGCCGCCTACGTACACCCCGACCCCAAAGCCAACTCCACCAACCTACACCCCGACGCCGAAACCCACACCACCGACGTACACGCCGACCCCCAAGCCCAAGCCAGCGCCACCAACCTACACCCCTACCCCTAAGCCGACGCCGCCAACCTACACTCCGACGCCCAAGCCCAAGCCAACGCCACCAACCTACACCCCCACCCCTAAGCCGACGCCGCCAACCTACACTCCGACGCCCAAGCCGACGCCGCCAACCTACACTCCGACGCCCAAGCCCACACCGCCAACCTACACCCCCAAGCCCCCGACGCACAAGCCCACTCCGCCGTCCTACACCCacagcccgccgccgccgccctacTACAACTGA
- the LOC133889002 gene encoding LOW QUALITY PROTEIN: extensin-3-like (The sequence of the model RefSeq protein was modified relative to this genomic sequence to represent the inferred CDS: deleted 1 base in 1 codon) yields MGTTNMNVIALLVALAATLSSYCSASSPHYAFPPIEAPAQAPYAPLTAHHGSENRKHHHHELPPVEPPSYNSSPDHKHHGHQGHHGYHHHHHHEAPATPSPTHHPPLPPAYHAPPPHFPPPTHHSPPPPAHHSSPPPPSRYPPHIPPPPTHKYPPPPSPSHGKAPPPPRGHRKFPPPPQSMYSAIAPAPADYSAISPSEQAPIPRHP; encoded by the exons ATGGGCACCACAAACATGAACGTCATTGCCCTTCTCGTCGCTCTTGCCGCGACGCTCTCCTCATACTGCAGTGCCTCGTCGCCTCACTATGCCTTCCCGCCAATCGAAGCACCAGCTCAAGCGCCCTATG CGCCGCTGACGGCACACCATGGATCTGAGAATAGGAAGCATCACCATCACGAGTTGCCACCGGTTGAGCCACCATCCTACAACAGTTCACCAGACCACAAACACCACGGTCACCAGGGCCACCATGGctaccatcaccaccaccatcatgAAGCTCCCGCAACCCCTTCCCCGACTCACCACCCTCCACTGCCACCTGCTTATCACGCACCGCCGCCTCATTTTCCACCcccaactcaccactcaccaccaCCCCCAGCTCACCACTCGTCGCCCCCACCTCCATCTCGCTATCCACCACATATTCCGCCACCTCCAACACACAAGTATCCGCCGCCACCGTCACCTTCTCATGGCAAggcaccaccacctccaaggGGCCACAGGAAATTTCCGCCACCACCTCAATCGATGTACTCGGCTATAGCGCCTGCACCGGCTGATTATAGTGCCATCTCACCATCCGAGCAAGCTCCCATACCACGCCATCCCTGA